From the Hymenobacter yonginensis genome, one window contains:
- a CDS encoding AMP-binding protein, whose protein sequence is MQPLTQISASAVPGLIARPGTGAHRRPAAPAPVSPEINYASLILAQLRRHPAQPCLVWPAADGSTSQHTSHDLLQRIATHRQQLLAAGVRPGHSVLLALPVSAELIAGLLAVQALGAVPVLPPAGASAWQLLQLTRCLGIRAVLTGPAASPLVRLAAGLCGVQLLAAVDRPLAAAVEGWEAWPVPAQQPALVSHSSGSTGQPKAIRRSHAVLQAQHAAIKAAFPPWQGQRDFPLFPNVLLHNLAAGVVSVLPAVPWHNLRQLNPARIVEQLQTEQIQTLTGNVAYFTALLAHLQQQPVALPHVVAVGVGGSPVPEPLAQQLRQAFGQAAVHIIYGSSEAEPIAVRQVTDDVPDPLAGYCVGPIQAGLEWRFELLGVLQGRATPGQPVGELWVRGAHVAAPSGEWLRTGDYGYVADGLLYLTGRQGNEQLHHGVQHYQLEHLLYHLPGVERAAARADAAGFTVFVQGTVPPASVAQLLAEQFPQVPVLGIQARATLPIDARHHSKILYSQLR, encoded by the coding sequence ATGCAGCCACTCACCCAGATTTCCGCTTCTGCCGTACCCGGTCTCATCGCCCGACCGGGCACCGGTGCCCACCGTCGCCCGGCAGCGCCGGCCCCGGTAAGCCCCGAAATCAACTACGCGAGCCTTATTCTGGCGCAGCTGCGGCGCCATCCGGCCCAGCCGTGCCTAGTGTGGCCTGCCGCCGATGGTAGCACCAGCCAACACACCAGCCACGACCTGCTGCAACGCATTGCAACCCACCGGCAACAACTGCTGGCGGCGGGCGTGCGGCCCGGCCACTCCGTGCTGCTGGCCTTGCCTGTTAGCGCAGAGCTGATTGCGGGTTTGCTAGCCGTGCAGGCGCTGGGCGCCGTGCCGGTGCTGCCCCCCGCCGGGGCTTCTGCATGGCAGCTGCTGCAGCTTACGCGCTGCCTAGGCATCCGGGCGGTACTGACCGGCCCTGCTGCTTCGCCTCTGGTCCGGCTGGCGGCCGGGCTGTGCGGTGTGCAGCTGCTGGCGGCAGTAGATAGGCCGCTGGCCGCTGCTGTTGAGGGCTGGGAAGCCTGGCCGGTACCGGCGCAGCAGCCGGCGCTGGTGTCGCATAGCTCCGGCTCCACGGGGCAGCCCAAGGCCATCCGGCGCAGCCACGCAGTGCTGCAGGCCCAGCACGCGGCTATCAAGGCCGCGTTTCCGCCGTGGCAGGGGCAGCGCGACTTCCCGCTGTTTCCGAACGTGCTGCTGCACAACCTGGCGGCGGGCGTGGTAAGCGTACTGCCCGCCGTGCCCTGGCACAACCTGCGGCAACTCAACCCGGCCCGGATTGTAGAGCAGCTGCAAACAGAACAGATCCAGACCCTGACCGGTAACGTGGCCTACTTCACCGCTTTGCTTGCGCACCTGCAGCAGCAACCGGTTGCGCTGCCTCACGTGGTGGCCGTGGGCGTGGGTGGCTCACCGGTGCCGGAGCCGCTGGCGCAGCAGCTGCGGCAGGCGTTCGGGCAGGCGGCGGTGCACATCATTTACGGCTCATCGGAGGCCGAGCCCATTGCCGTGCGGCAGGTGACCGACGACGTGCCCGACCCACTGGCCGGATACTGCGTGGGCCCCATTCAGGCTGGGCTGGAATGGCGTTTTGAGTTGCTGGGCGTGCTGCAGGGCCGCGCCACGCCCGGCCAGCCGGTGGGCGAGCTGTGGGTGCGGGGCGCGCACGTGGCCGCCCCGTCCGGCGAGTGGCTCCGTACCGGCGACTACGGCTACGTGGCCGATGGCCTACTCTACCTCACCGGCCGTCAGGGCAACGAGCAACTGCACCACGGCGTGCAGCACTACCAATTGGAGCACCTGCTCTACCACCTGCCCGGCGTGGAGCGCGCCGCCGCTCGCGCCGACGCCGCGGGCTTCACGGTGTTCGTGCAGGGCACCGTACCGCCCGCAAGCGTAGCCCAACTGCTGGCCGAGCAATTTCCGCAGGTGCCGGTGCTGGGCATTCAGGCGCGGGCCACGCTGCCCATAGACGCGCGCCATCATTCCAAAATTCTCTACTCTCAACTTCGCTAG
- a CDS encoding DUF3419 family protein: protein MESEFYKVALDRLLYSLVWEDSRTLYGALTLQPTDHVLVIASAGCNVLNALLKNPRHVTAIDLNPVQLQLLRLKLHVIRHHEHAVLRGLLGLAGPAAVAAAWQTVAPTLTAAEHGYWASFFESHPAGILTAGRLESYVTGFLPTLAPTLQAHLRQLLEFDTVAEQAAYFEATLASSEFPARFTAYFDEANLSKGRDPRLFRYAAESGGEAFYSRLRDTLRTELMRDNFFLRFFFFGPENLPCAILPPCYQRRNYALLRRQLPKLTLAAGEAVDYLRSAAGQHINKASLSNIFEYTSPAEFQRTTQALFANSRPLRVVYWNLLLDQGADNAPGAEPLPVATAVSERLSQQEACFYFRNVRVLDSRQICAAASSATPSFLADCA, encoded by the coding sequence ATGGAATCCGAGTTCTACAAAGTGGCGCTGGACCGCCTGCTCTATTCGCTGGTGTGGGAAGACAGCCGTACTCTCTACGGCGCCCTCACCCTGCAGCCCACCGACCACGTGCTGGTTATAGCCTCGGCGGGCTGCAACGTGCTCAATGCGCTGCTCAAGAACCCGCGCCACGTCACGGCCATCGACCTGAATCCGGTGCAGCTACAGCTGCTGCGCCTGAAGCTGCACGTCATCCGGCACCACGAGCACGCGGTGCTGCGCGGCCTGCTGGGGCTGGCCGGACCAGCGGCCGTGGCGGCAGCCTGGCAAACGGTGGCGCCCACGCTGACGGCTGCCGAGCATGGCTACTGGGCCTCGTTTTTCGAGAGCCATCCGGCCGGGATTCTCACGGCGGGGCGGCTGGAAAGCTACGTCACGGGCTTTCTGCCGACGCTGGCTCCCACCCTGCAGGCCCACCTGCGGCAGCTGCTGGAGTTTGATACGGTGGCTGAGCAGGCCGCCTACTTTGAGGCTACTCTGGCCAGTTCGGAGTTTCCGGCGCGGTTCACAGCGTATTTCGATGAGGCAAACCTGAGCAAGGGCCGCGACCCGCGCCTGTTTCGGTACGCGGCCGAGTCGGGCGGCGAGGCCTTTTACAGCCGCCTGCGCGACACGCTGCGCACCGAGCTGATGCGCGACAATTTCTTTCTGCGGTTCTTCTTCTTCGGACCCGAAAACCTGCCCTGCGCCATCCTGCCGCCCTGCTACCAGCGCCGCAACTACGCGCTGCTGCGCCGGCAGCTGCCCAAGCTCACGTTGGCAGCAGGTGAGGCTGTGGACTACCTGCGTAGCGCGGCGGGCCAGCACATCAACAAAGCCAGCCTGTCTAACATCTTCGAGTATACCAGCCCGGCCGAGTTCCAGCGGACCACGCAGGCGCTGTTTGCGAACAGCCGGCCGCTGCGGGTGGTATACTGGAACCTGCTGCTCGACCAGGGCGCCGACAACGCTCCGGGTGCGGAACCGCTGCCAGTAGCCACGGCAGTTTCTGAGCGGTTGTCGCAGCAGGAGGCCTGCTTCTACTTCCGCAACGTGCGCGTGCTCGACTCGCGCCAGATCTGCGCCGCTGCTTCTTCTGCCACACCTTCTTTCCTCGCTGACTGTGCCTGA
- a CDS encoding aminoglycoside phosphotransferase family protein, with the protein MPDTTTLDLVSPAFLEEMLRAHAPNSAHKVLAVDPLPLDNSASILVTLTAGQSARPIGHFGLAVTLEEAGRPPTTHHLVLKVKPHGGEISSMLAGLAGLCGGELAAVYSAFAERTGFQHTHQRELAVYEHAAPGLMPRIWGTHADKATGLYCVLMEYLEDVTLLNSVQTPAAWTNHHIRTALAQLAAWHACHLLPPGFAAPAWPDLPTGAYMQELAPLWTALLHNAAPRFPELFGVQRTAQLQAAIQQIPQRKAWLDARPRTLIHNDLNPRNTCFRGAGASLQLSAYDWELATYHVPVYDAVELLCFVLDTDRYHLRPAYLEHYRHTLHALTGRYADPAAFRRETHYAALDFGLHRLGMYLMAHSVGPYPFLPRVVESFFDTLTQTVPTENTAPAAIASHIA; encoded by the coding sequence GTGCCTGATACCACCACCCTCGACCTGGTGAGCCCGGCGTTTCTGGAAGAAATGCTGCGCGCCCACGCCCCCAATTCCGCCCACAAAGTGCTGGCCGTGGATCCCCTGCCGCTCGACAACTCCGCCAGTATTCTGGTGACGCTCACGGCGGGCCAGAGCGCCCGTCCCATCGGGCACTTCGGGCTGGCCGTGACGTTGGAAGAAGCCGGCCGGCCGCCCACGACCCATCATCTGGTGCTCAAGGTGAAGCCCCACGGCGGCGAAATATCCAGCATGCTGGCCGGGCTGGCTGGTTTGTGCGGCGGCGAGCTGGCTGCGGTGTACTCAGCCTTTGCCGAGCGCACCGGCTTCCAGCACACCCACCAGCGCGAGCTGGCCGTGTATGAGCACGCCGCGCCCGGCCTGATGCCGCGCATTTGGGGCACGCACGCCGACAAGGCAACCGGCCTTTACTGCGTGCTGATGGAGTATCTGGAAGACGTGACGCTGCTCAACTCGGTGCAGACGCCCGCCGCCTGGACCAACCACCATATCCGGACGGCGCTGGCACAGCTGGCCGCCTGGCACGCCTGCCACCTGCTGCCGCCCGGTTTTGCCGCGCCCGCCTGGCCCGACCTGCCCACCGGCGCCTACATGCAGGAGCTGGCCCCGCTCTGGACAGCACTGCTCCACAACGCCGCGCCCCGCTTCCCGGAGTTGTTCGGGGTCCAGCGTACGGCACAGCTACAGGCCGCCATCCAGCAGATTCCGCAGCGCAAGGCCTGGCTGGATGCGCGGCCCCGCACGCTCATCCACAACGACCTGAACCCGCGCAACACCTGCTTCCGGGGCGCCGGGGCCAGCCTGCAGCTCTCCGCCTACGACTGGGAGCTGGCCACTTACCACGTGCCGGTGTACGATGCCGTAGAGCTGCTCTGCTTCGTACTCGATACCGACCGCTACCACCTGCGCCCCGCCTATCTGGAGCACTACCGCCACACCCTGCACGCCCTCACCGGCCGCTACGCCGACCCAGCCGCCTTCCGCCGGGAAACCCACTACGCCGCCCTCGATTTCGGTTTGCACCGTCTGGGCATGTACCTGATGGCACATTCCGTGGGGCCCTACCCCTTCCTGCCCCGCGTGGTCGAGAGCTTCTTCGATACGCTAACCCAGACGGTGCCCACTGAAAACACCGCACCTGCCGCTATTGCCTCACACATTGCTTAA